In Desulfovibrio litoralis DSM 11393, a genomic segment contains:
- a CDS encoding tetratricopeptide repeat protein — translation MFLRIFLICALLQLGVNVGLCQTKEAHFNKRVTNSSKKQELLEKQALLLREKKIKYENAIKLNPNNAEAFQELGNCIERLAEYEKDITQKKALLKEAKSKYEQAIKLDPNNIEVVRRLNACIYYKFAKLETDETQKKALLEEIKTNYEKAIKLNKKNPTLYRELGTFLSASINIESDTEKKKKRLEYAIENIKKACDINPKDPLTYDLLGRYFGHLSNLEKMLEYENAIKLNPNNAEAFQKLGKCIERLAEYEKDITQKKALLKEAKSKYEQVINLDPFRRKGITSLSTCISHLFKLETDETQKKALLEETKTNYEKAIELNKENAFLYRELGIFLYTSTDIESDTEKKKKRLEYAIKNIKKALDIEPDEPFMWNVLGLCFGRLSTLETEKSKKKELLEQAREKFEKSIKDVPDHYSGALDDCLRDLAELETDENKKKALLKQRKEMQESYRIKVLNRDKELNRIKEQNNAK, via the coding sequence ATGTTTTTACGAATATTTTTAATCTGTGCTTTATTACAACTCGGAGTCAACGTTGGGCTTTGTCAGACCAAAGAGGCTCATTTCAATAAAAGAGTAACAAATTCAAGTAAAAAACAGGAATTATTAGAAAAGCAGGCATTATTATTACGAGAAAAAAAGATAAAATATGAAAACGCCATAAAGCTTAATCCCAATAATGCCGAGGCATTTCAAGAACTGGGCAACTGTATAGAGCGGTTAGCTGAATATGAAAAAGATATAACTCAAAAAAAAGCCTTATTAAAAGAAGCCAAATCAAAATATGAACAAGCAATAAAGCTTGACCCTAATAATATTGAGGTAGTGCGCCGTCTTAATGCTTGTATTTATTACAAGTTCGCTAAACTTGAAACAGATGAAACTCAAAAAAAAGCCTTACTTGAAGAAATAAAAACAAACTACGAAAAGGCAATAAAGCTTAATAAGAAAAACCCCACTTTATATCGAGAGTTAGGCACCTTTCTTTCTGCCTCCATAAACATAGAAAGCGACACAGAGAAAAAGAAAAAAAGATTAGAATACGCAATAGAAAACATTAAAAAAGCATGTGATATTAATCCGAAAGACCCATTGACATATGATCTTTTAGGGCGTTATTTTGGTCATTTATCAAACCTTGAGAAAATGTTAGAATATGAAAACGCCATAAAGCTTAACCCCAATAATGCCGAGGCATTTCAAAAACTGGGCAAATGTATAGAGCGGTTAGCTGAATATGAAAAAGATATAACTCAAAAAAAAGCCTTATTAAAAGAAGCCAAATCAAAATATGAACAAGTAATAAACCTTGACCCTTTCAGGCGTAAGGGGATAACCTCTCTCAGCACTTGTATTAGCCACTTATTTAAACTAGAAACAGATGAAACTCAAAAAAAAGCCTTACTTGAAGAAACAAAAACAAACTACGAAAAGGCAATAGAGCTTAATAAAGAAAATGCTTTTTTATATCGAGAGTTAGGGATCTTTCTTTATACCTCCACCGACATAGAAAGCGACACAGAGAAAAAGAAAAAAAGATTAGAATATGCAATAAAAAACATTAAAAAAGCATTAGATATTGAGCCGGATGAGCCATTTATGTGGAATGTTTTAGGGCTTTGTTTTGGTCGCTTATCAACCCTTGAAACAGAAAAAAGTAAAAAGAAGGAATTATTAGAGCAAGCAAGGGAAAAGTTTGAAAAATCAATAAAAGATGTTCCTGACCACTATTCAGGTGCCCTTGACGATTGCCTTCGCGACTTGGCCGAATTAGAAACAGACGAAAACAAAAAGAAAGCATTATTAAAACAGAGAAAAGAAATGCAAGAAAGCTATCGAATAAAAGTACTTAATCGAGACAAAGAACTTAATAGAATAAAAGAACAAAACAATGCAAAATAA
- a CDS encoding class I SAM-dependent methyltransferase yields the protein MQNKDIINAQNQHWNTSYTKNNEMFGETPSEPAVFVANLFKEQQKTNLLELGAGQGRDTLFFGNKGFKISALDYSQIGLTTIKNKAQAQNLSNISLFRHDIRKALPFKDATFDVCYAHMLFCMALTTTELIFLMGEIKRVLKPKGLCVYTARTTDDPHYKTGIHRGENMYEVGGFIVHFFNQEMINQLSTGFELVDLTAFQEGTLPRQLFRVTLKKI from the coding sequence ATGCAAAATAAAGACATAATCAACGCCCAAAACCAACATTGGAACACAAGTTACACAAAAAACAACGAAATGTTTGGCGAAACTCCCAGTGAACCCGCTGTTTTTGTCGCTAATTTATTTAAAGAACAACAAAAAACAAATCTTTTAGAATTAGGAGCGGGACAAGGTCGTGATACGCTGTTTTTTGGCAACAAAGGGTTTAAAATCTCAGCCCTTGATTATTCACAAATCGGCTTAACGACGATCAAAAACAAGGCTCAAGCTCAAAACCTCTCTAATATTTCTCTCTTCCGCCATGACATTAGAAAAGCGTTGCCGTTTAAAGATGCGACTTTTGACGTTTGTTATGCACACATGCTCTTTTGTATGGCACTAACAACCACGGAACTTATTTTTCTCATGGGCGAAATAAAGCGAGTGCTAAAACCTAAAGGGCTTTGTGTTTATACCGCACGCACCACAGACGACCCGCACTATAAAACAGGCATTCATAGAGGCGAAAATATGTATGAGGTTGGTGGTTTTATTGTCCATTTTTTTAATCAAGAAATGATTAACCAACTCTCAACAGGCTTTGAATTAGTGGACTTAACAGCGTTTCAAGAAGGGACACTGCCACGCCAATTATTTAGGGTAACTTTAAAGAAAATATAA